A DNA window from Helianthus annuus cultivar XRQ/B chromosome 15, HanXRQr2.0-SUNRISE, whole genome shotgun sequence contains the following coding sequences:
- the LOC110914475 gene encoding protein kinase 4-like, translated as MDCKPQTFSGTEGAVGLLRWFEKVESVFALCNCHAGDRVKYASGTLEDGSLTWWNSQVQMLGIEMANATTWDDFKELMREEYCPRDEIQKLENEYYNLKMAGSEIEAYTKRSHELANMCTNLSRPPHHRIELYINGLAPQIKGLVTAANLDNLPRIIRLAHKITDKELEHGSLPPCVSTTASTTTATTPVTDNKRKWNDADKVSNSNQSHKKPDNSINRSFSQSSSVNQNQSNNSNQGSYTGKQPKCNKCNYHHRGPCTRICHRCNKVGHMARDCKAPLPKQQQQQPPQQQQPQQQERQQPQQN; from the coding sequence atggattgtaagccacagacgtTTAGTGGGACCGAAGGAGCTGTGGGGCTGCTACGTTGGTTTGAGAAGGTGGAATCGGTGTTTGCTTTGTGTAACTGTCATGCTGGGGATAGAGTGAAGTATGCTTCAGGCACACTTGAAGATGGTTCCTTGACTTGGTGGAATTCCCAGGTCCAAATGCTGGGTATTGAAATGGCAAACGCGACTACGTGGGACGATTTTAAGGAGCTTATGCGAGAAGAATACTGCCCTCGAGATGAGATCCAAAAGTTGGAGAATGAATACTACAACCTGAAGATGGCAGGCTCTGAAATTGAAGCGTACACGAAGCGGTCTCATGAACTCGCAAACATGTGCACTAACTTATCGCGACCACCCCATCATAGGATTGAGCTGTACATCAATGGTCTAGCACCACAAATCAAGGGTTTGGTCACTGCAGCAAATCTCGACAACTTGCCTCGAATCATCCGCTTAGCCCACAAGATCACCGACAAGGAACTGGAGCATGGCTCGCTACCACCATGTGTTTCTACTACTGCCTCTACTACTACCGCTACAACTCCTGTTACTGATAACAAACGTAAATGGAATGATGCGGACAAAGTGTCCAACTCAAACCAGTCACATAAGAAGCCAGACAATAGTATCAACCGTAGTTTTAGTCAGTCGTCCTCCGTTAATcagaatcagagcaacaattcaaatcagggCTCTTACACGGGGAAACAACCAAAGTGTAACAAGTGCAACTACCATCATCGAGGACCGTGCACTCGAATCTGTCacaggtgcaacaaggtgggccATATGGCAAGGGATTGCAAGGCCCCACTCCCaaaacagcagcaacaacaacctCCACAGCAACAGCAGCCGCAACAACAAGAAAGGCAGCAGCCTCAGCAGAACTAG